CAATATATGAGTGGTTTTCAGGGATTAACAATAGATGACTTCGCGAATTCCATTAACACCACGACGCAATACACAAACTATAATCTGCTGTTGCCGAATGACGACATACAGTTTAAAGTTTCGGGTAATTATGCCGTGCAGATTTATAATGAAGATATCCCTGACCAGATAATTCTCACGGCCTGTTTTTCGGTGGTAGAACCGATGGTCGGCATCTCTGCATCTGTAAGCGGAAATACCGATATCGATACCAATCAGAGCCATCAGCAGGTCAGTTTCAGTATCAATAACAAGAACTTTCCTATTCCATATCCGCAAACCGACCTGAAGATATTCGTTTATCAGGATAATCGCCGAGATAATGCAGTCTCAGGCCTTCAACCTATGTCCATCGCTGAGAATCAGATCACATATTCTTACAACCGGAGTCTGATATTCCCTGCAGGGAATGAATATCGCCGTACAGAATTTCTAAGCACAAAATATAACGGAATGCATGTGGAAAGTATTTCTTTTCACAACCCCTACTACAATGTTGAGCTGATGACGGATCACAAACGATGTGACCAAACATACCAGTATGACCAGGATCAGGACGGTCGTTTCTTTATCCGTTGCAGCAGTTGTGACGATCCGGATACGGAAGCGGATTATTTCATTGTTCATTTTGCCTTGGCGTGCGATCCTTTTCTCGACGGAAGTGTCTATCTGAATGGCGAACTGTACCATAATGTACTCGATGAAAAGAGTAAGATGGGGTATAATTTTGAAACTCACCAATATGAAAAGGCAGTGCTTCTAAAACAAGGAAGTTATAATTATCAGTATCTGTTCGTACCGAACGGCAGTACTGTCGGAGAAACAGGACCGATAGAAGGCAATTATTATCAGACGGAAAACGAATATACCATCTACGTCTATTATCGCCCTATGGGAACACAATATGACCGGCTCATCGGAGTCACAAGCGTTAAAAATGCCATGCAGGTATTTTGATTAAGCTAAACTAAACATCCTGGTTGTTCTTTATCTAAGAGACCGGGATGTTTGGTTTTACTAGAGCTAATTATTCATTCCTAAGATTTTTCTGCTTCAAAATTAATTCCGGCTTTTCTTGCCTGTGAATGTTGGAACTGACGGGCTATCTTGTATTCATGTCCTTCTTTCAGCAGATAGGCACCTGTCTGCTTGAACCAAAAGCTGATATGTTCTTCCATGCATTGCCGGCGGATATCCAATACCCAATCATAATTACATACACGAGCTTCCTTTCCGGATTCCCCTCCCGCCACAATCTGTTCCACCCATGCCCCCAGTTCTCCTCTGAAATCGATTGCACTAAGAAGGGGTTCACAAATAATGATTTTATGTTTTATCGGAGCAGCTTTATAAATAGGCAAACGATAGTCTACTCTATCTTGATTCTCCATTGTACAGCAAATAGTTACATGATCATACCCATTTCCCCAATCAGGCGGAAGACATTTATGCAGCCGGTCTATCCGTTTGGTAATAAAAAGAAAATGAAGATCCTGCCTTTCCCGTATCATTGCCCAGGCTTCCTGCCTCCATTCATCCGCATCTTCTACTAGAAAATCAGAAGTAAAGCAGGTATAAACAAGGTTTCCCGAAGGAATCTTATATGTTTTATTCTTTTTCTGCTGCAAAGGCAAATCAAATTTTTCCGTCTTTGTAACAACAGAGCTATCTTTCCCATATTTACTATCACTACGGTATACATAACAATGCCGGCAACCTTCACTTAATTTGTGACAGCCATGCCAGGGATTCCATATTGAAGACTTTTGTCCCATTCTATATTTCCTCAAAACTAGTTTTTAAACGTTCCTCCGGACTGGCAAATATAGAAAAGAGATATGATAACCCTATGATGTTTGAATATAAAAAGTATCTTTGAAAGCTGGAATTAAAAAAAGCAGATGCTATGAAAACTGTTATTATACCCAAATATCTTTATACCTCTATCCTGGTAGCCGTACTGATCGCCATCTTACTGACTATCGTACAGGTTATTCCGGAAAAACCGTTGCTTTTATCAGAACGATTAATGTCCTCCGGAGGTTGGATCCAAATTGGCATAGCTGTTATTTACGGAGCAATACTCTCCTATAAAATGCAAGACCGCAAAGAACGTCCGAAATGGAGAATTAGGGCATGGCTACTTTTTTCCATTGTTTTCTTCGGACAATTATTATTAGGAATCCTTGTCGATCCCATATTTCTTATGACGGGAAAGCTGCATTTACCGGTTCCCGCTGTTATACTTGCAGGGCCTTTGTACCGGATGGAAGGATTATTCATGCCGATACTTTTCCTGAGCACGCTGTTATTATCCGGTCCTGCCTGGTGCAGTCAGCTTTGTTATTTCGGAGCATTTGATGCCTGGAGCGCAAAAGGCAAAACAGAAAAAACAGCTTTTCGCTATCATCGACAGCTACGTTACAGCGTATTTTTATTAGTAATTGCCGGAGCCATCACGTTAAGACTAGCAGGAGCTGAAGGCTGGATCGCAACACTCGCAGGAGTTACAGTCGGAATAATCGGATTAGGAATCATGCTGACTCTTTCACGACGAAAGAGAAAAATGATCCATTGCAGCAGCTATTGCCCAATAGGGACATTGGTTTCTTTTATGAAGAAACTCTCTCCTTTTCGGGTCAGCTTAAATACGAACTGTACCCATTGTATGGCTTGCCTGAAAGCCTGTAAATATGATGCTTTGCATAAAGAAAATATTGAAAAGGGAAAACTCGGTTATACCTGTACGTATTGTGGCGACTGCCTTTCTGCCTGTAAACATGGCGGATTGGAGTATCGCTTTTTAAAACTGCGTCCGGTCACAGCCGAACGCCTTTGGATCATCATTACAGTCGTTTTACATACCTGTTTCCTGATGATTGCACGCATCTGATAGGTAGACAAGCTTTCCGGCTACATAAGTAGCTAAAATATTACGATCATCCCCTAATGTCTGAACACCGAATAATTTGTTTTCAAGATTCCATTTCCCATTACGTTCAAGATAATTTTTGCGCATTTGCAGGGAAGAGGTTGCCATGCAATCGACAACAATAAAGTCAGCCTCTCTTCCCTTTTCAAAGCTACCGATCTTATCATCCAGCTGTAACGCCCTGGCTGTACCGAGAGTACATTTATATAATGACTCAAATACAGACATCGAATAACCATTCAATTGCTGTACTTTATAAGATTCTGCCATTGTTTTCCAAAGAGAAAGAGAAGTTCCTCCCCCCACATCTGTGGCAAGCGTTGTCTGTATATTGATCCTGTTAGCCTGTTGCATATCGAACAAGCCACTTCCCAAGAACAGGTTCGATGTCGGGCAATGGGCTATTATCGCTCCGGCTTCTGCCATTCGCCGGCATTCCGAATCAGAAAGATGGATGCAATGTCCGAATACAGAACGATTCGTCACTAGTCCGGCACGTTCATAGACTTCCAGGTAATCAGAACATTCCGGAGAAAGAGAAAGTGTCGAATCTATCTCATTCTTATTTTCTGAAAGATGAGTCTGGATATATGTATCGGGATATTCTTCATGCAAGCGGGCTGCACTGATCAGTTGACCATGTGTGGAAGTGATCGAAAAACGGGGAGTAAT
This is a stretch of genomic DNA from Parabacteroides chongii. It encodes these proteins:
- a CDS encoding 4Fe-4S binding protein encodes the protein MKTVIIPKYLYTSILVAVLIAILLTIVQVIPEKPLLLSERLMSSGGWIQIGIAVIYGAILSYKMQDRKERPKWRIRAWLLFSIVFFGQLLLGILVDPIFLMTGKLHLPVPAVILAGPLYRMEGLFMPILFLSTLLLSGPAWCSQLCYFGAFDAWSAKGKTEKTAFRYHRQLRYSVFLLVIAGAITLRLAGAEGWIATLAGVTVGIIGLGIMLTLSRRKRKMIHCSSYCPIGTLVSFMKKLSPFRVSLNTNCTHCMACLKACKYDALHKENIEKGKLGYTCTYCGDCLSACKHGGLEYRFLKLRPVTAERLWIIITVVLHTCFLMIARI
- a CDS encoding DUF5103 domain-containing protein, which codes for MRVYCLLFLLFCAAVMQANAQQTYFTDVNSKLIKTLQVKVAGEFISEPYIELNGGQQIQINFDALEQGGVRYSYSIIHCDANWQKSILSPIQYMSGFQGLTIDDFANSINTTTQYTNYNLLLPNDDIQFKVSGNYAVQIYNEDIPDQIILTACFSVVEPMVGISASVSGNTDIDTNQSHQQVSFSINNKNFPIPYPQTDLKIFVYQDNRRDNAVSGLQPMSIAENQITYSYNRSLIFPAGNEYRRTEFLSTKYNGMHVESISFHNPYYNVELMTDHKRCDQTYQYDQDQDGRFFIRCSSCDDPDTEADYFIVHFALACDPFLDGSVYLNGELYHNVLDEKSKMGYNFETHQYEKAVLLKQGSYNYQYLFVPNGSTVGETGPIEGNYYQTENEYTIYVYYRPMGTQYDRLIGVTSVKNAMQVF
- a CDS encoding DUF5131 family protein, with translation MGQKSSIWNPWHGCHKLSEGCRHCYVYRSDSKYGKDSSVVTKTEKFDLPLQQKKNKTYKIPSGNLVYTCFTSDFLVEDADEWRQEAWAMIRERQDLHFLFITKRIDRLHKCLPPDWGNGYDHVTICCTMENQDRVDYRLPIYKAAPIKHKIIICEPLLSAIDFRGELGAWVEQIVAGGESGKEARVCNYDWVLDIRRQCMEEHISFWFKQTGAYLLKEGHEYKIARQFQHSQARKAGINFEAEKS
- the guaD gene encoding guanine deaminase, which translates into the protein MNEPIYLYRGEVFYFKSSPLESKDCYCYFSDGLLVVSEGKIVETGAYEDIKDRYPGASLTDYSGKLLMPGLIDSHVHYPQSEMIGMYGRQLLDWLNEYTYPTEEAFSNPEYAERVARLFANELFRNGTTTCMAYATVHKESVNALFSVASDYNMLMMTGKVLMNRNAPQALTDTEESGETDSRELIETWHKKGRNLYVITPRFSITSTHGQLISAARLHEEYPDTYIQTHLSENKNEIDSTLSLSPECSDYLEVYERAGLVTNRSVFGHCIHLSDSECRRMAEAGAIIAHCPTSNLFLGSGLFDMQQANRINIQTTLATDVGGGTSLSLWKTMAESYKVQQLNGYSMSVFESLYKCTLGTARALQLDDKIGSFEKGREADFIVVDCMATSSLQMRKNYLERNGKWNLENKLFGVQTLGDDRNILATYVAGKLVYLSDACNHQETGM